In a single window of the Rhineura floridana isolate rRhiFlo1 chromosome 3, rRhiFlo1.hap2, whole genome shotgun sequence genome:
- the LOC133382092 gene encoding LOW QUALITY PROTEIN: basic proline-rich protein-like (The sequence of the model RefSeq protein was modified relative to this genomic sequence to represent the inferred CDS: deleted 4 bases in 3 codons), with protein GLPPPPLPPGLPPPPLPPSLPPPPLPPSLPPPPVPPGLPPPLPPPPPPPPPPPPPPTTTPTTTTTTTTHHPPPPPPPPPPPPPPPPPPPPPQHTPPPPPPPPPPPTTPPPPPPPPPPPRPHPPPPPPPPPPPPPPHHHHHHHPPPTPPPPPQPQQHHTQHTQQPPPPPPPPPPPPPPPPPPPPPPPPPPPPPPPPPPPPPPPPPHHPPPPPPPPPPPPPPPPPPPPPPPPPPPPPPPPPPPPPPPPPPPPPPPPPPPPPPPPPPPPPQQQQHNTQQQQQPPPPPPPPPPPPPPPPPPPPPPQPPPPPPPPPPPPPPPPPPPPPPPPPPPPPPHHQHTTPPPPPPPPPPTPPTTNNNPPPPPPPQPPPPPPPQPPPPPPPPPPPPPPPPPPPPPPPPPPPPPPPPPPPPPPPPPPPPTTTTTTTQQQQQQPPPPPPPPPPPPPPPPPPPPPPPPPPPPPPPPPPQPQPPPPPPPPPQPPPPPPPPPPPPPPPPPPPPPPPPPPPPPPPPPPQPPQPPPQPPQPPPQPPPPPPPPPPPPPPPPPQPPPQPHPQPPPQPPPQPHPQPPPPPQPQPPPPPQPQPPPQPHPQPQPPPQP; from the exons ggcctgccgccacctcctctcccccccggcctgccgccgcctcctctccccccaagcctgccgccgcctcctctcccccccagCCTGCCGCCGCCTCCTGTCCCCCCCGGCCTGCCGCCGCCTCTGCCCCC accccccccaccaccaccaccaccaccaccaccacccaccaccacccccaccaccaccaccaccaccaccacccaccacccaccaccaccaccaccaccaccaccaccaccaccaccaccaccaccaccaccc ccaccaccacaacacacaccaccaccaccaccaccaccaccaccaccacccaccaccccaccaccaccaccaccacca ccaccaccaccacgcccccacccaccaccaccaccaccaccacccccaccaccaccaccaccccaccaccaccaccaccaccacccaccccccacccccccaccaccaccacaaccacaacaacaccacacacaacacacacaacaaccaccaccaccaccaccaccaccaccaccaccaccaccaccaccaccacc accaccaccaccaccaccaccaccaccaccaccaccaccacc accaccaccaccaccaccaccaccaccaccccaccacccaccaccaccaccaccaccaccacc cccaccaccaccaccaccaccaccaccaccaccaccaccaccaccaccaccaccaccaccaccaccaccaccaccaccaccaccaccaccaccaccaccaccaccaccaccaccaccaccaccaccaccaccaccaccaccaccaccaccaccaccacaacaacaacaacacaacacacaacaacaacaacaaccaccaccaccaccaccaccaccaccaccaccaccaccaccaccaccacc accaccaccaccaccacaaccaccaccaccaccaccaccaccaccaccaccaccaccaccaccaccaccaccaccaccaccaccaccacc cccaccaccaccaccaccccaccaccaacacacaacaccaccaccaccaccaccaccaccaccaccaacaccaccaacaaccaacaacaacccaccaccaccaccaccaccacaaccaccaccaccaccaccacca caaccaccaccaccaccaccaccaccaccaccaccacc cccaccaccaccaccaccaccaccaccaccaccaccaccaccaccacc accaccaccaccaccaccaccaccaccaccaccaccaccaccaccaccaacaacaacaacaacaacaacacaacaacaacaacaacaaccaccaccaccaccaccaccaccaccacc accaccaccaccaccaccaccaccaccaccaccaccaccaccacc accaccaccaccaccaccaccaccaccacaaccacaaccaccaccaccaccaccaccaccaccacaaccaccaccaccaccaccaccaccaccaccaccaccaccaccaccaccaccaccaccaccaccaccaccaccaccaccaccaccaccaccacc accaccaccacaaccaccacaaccaccaccacaaccaccacaaccaccaccacaaccaccaccaccaccaccaccaccaccaccaccaccaccaccaccaccaccacaaccaccaccacaaccacatccacaaccaccaccacaaccaccaccacaaccacatccacaaccaccaccaccaccacaaccacaaccaccaccaccaccacaaccacaaccaccaccacaaccacatccacaaccacaaccaccaccacaacca